The Pochonia chlamydosporia 170 chromosome Unknown PCv3seq00008, whole genome shotgun sequence sequence ATCCGCTCCCATATTTAATCAAACTGCAAATTTTCAGCATCCTGCGCCGTGGTCACATGGATAATTAACTTACCGGCGTCAAGAAAGACTCCGCAACAAATCTTGCCCTTGCATTCAACTGTTGTACCAGGTTAGACATTACCAGAATTCAAAGCGGGACCGACATTAACACTTACGAAAAGCTTCATCTCGGAAATTTCCTTGTCCACATCTTCCATAAACTGTATTATGAAATCGACCAGCTTGTGCTTCAACATCTCGTCGGTGTGAAAGTTTGTTATTAAGAAGGAAATGTCATAGCCCTTGGGTTACAAGTTAGCAGCTGTTGCAGAGTAGTTGTGGCAGCCAGCCTCTGGTGAGGAACAGACCTTGATTGGCTTTCTTCGCAGAATAAAGAAGGATTCGGCTCGTTGCGTCAGGAATCTGGTGAACTTGTGGACCAAGATGTGTTCAATCTCGTCGGCctgcttgatcttgatgctgATACGGATGGAGTTGATACTGGGCTCGATGAGGACTCGCTCATTTTCGTTTCGCGCAATCGTCAATGGGGTTAAGAGAACTTCGGGTGACGTCTGGGCCTCGATCTCGGGGACGTTATGTCGCTCAGCTGTTTGCGAAGCAAAGTTGGACAACGTAAGCGCAGCAGTCAAGCTGCTACGCACGCACTGAAGGTACGGCCGCAGAGATTGAGACTATTTCAGGGACAATATTAGACACAACTTCACCCAACCCGTCCGTTCGATCCGGCAGTACTTACCATGATGGCTGATAGAAGCGAGCCCTGGCAGCGTGTGCAGAGTGATCACTTCGTGAATGACAGCAGTGATGTCTGGAGTAGCTCAGCGGGGTCACTGGAGATGGAGCTTCTGGCGTGTCTGACGTTGCTGCGTGGGGCCGTGACGAGGCGCATGGCCGCAGGGACTCACGTGACACACTTTCGACGATGGGGGCATTATGGCCAGAGATTGGACAAATATGACAGGGCGAGCCTTCGGTGGAATTGCACGACGTACACAACAAGCCTGCTCTCGTCACCTTCAACTTGGAGATGTGCAAGGCCGTATTTGGCACAGaaaacaaagccaagaagatAGCCCGTCACAAAGTGATAGCAATttattaatagtaataaCGGTGTGTTGTATAGCTGGAGTAAAACTGCTCCTTACAGGTAGCTCGCTCATTCGGTCAGAAAGAGCCTCATCTTAAATACCTAGGCACCAAAGAGCCAAGGATTGGAAATGACGAGACCCCCAATAAACTGGACATTTAATGAACAGCACAATAATCCAATAACATGTAGCCAAATAAAATTAGTTAACTCTATATGCTGCTTAATGATATCAGTGTTGTGTTTCGCAAAAGAGTATATAAGCGTTTGCAAGCCAGCTTCTGGCATAAGCATCTCTCCCTTGCTGTCAAGCACTACTCTGCGAACTGGTAGTCACGTCCATCCATTGTCGGGGCGAACACAAGCTCACAACCTCACAAATCAATCAAGCTGGATTGTCCGATGTGTCGAATATTTGAAACTACAACTCGCTACACGGGCTGTCGTCATGCCTGCACAGAAGTTCACCAAATGCTTGTCACCTTCGATTGCTTAAACTTTAGGGTAACACAGGGTCTTTGTCCAAACATGACCTATGTCTACCTCGCACAAACCAGACGTCGTTCCCAGTGCCCGCTCCACAAAGACGAGGGTTACCAGGGCAGATGCCCGATTTGGTCATTTTAACGGGTCAGAGAAAAACTGCAGCTAAATTTGGACGATGCGATTCGGCCTCTGACAAACGCTGGATGCTTGAGAACATCGAATTGTGAACAGCCAGGCCAGTCCATGAATGAAGCTTTGACATTGACCTTTCATGGCGGGGCATTTCAAGACCCACATACTGCAAGCCGTCCATTGATTCGCTGGCGCCACCAGCCCACAGAGATATCTCCCATTGCCAGGTACCAGCCGTGACGCATCGGCTTTGACCTGGTCCAAAGCTT is a genomic window containing:
- a CDS encoding ARP2/3 complex (similar to Metarhizium acridum CQMa 102 XP_007814281.1), whose product is MSQSLRPYLQCVRSSLTAALTLSNFASQTAERHNVPEIEAQTSPEVLLTPLTIARNENERVLIEPSINSIRISIKIKQADEIEHILVHKFTRFLTQRAESFFILRRKPIKGYDISFLITNFHTDEMLKHKLVDFIIQFMEDVDKEISEMKLFLNARARFVAESFLTPFD